The Gloeomargarita lithophora Alchichica-D10 genomic sequence ATGGGCAAAGATTAAAAAAAATTAAACAGTATCTTGTAGGATACCTGGGAATGGTCGGCAAGTTCAAGCCAATGGCCTAATCTTCCAGCAAAATTATGCCTTGATTCACCTGTTCCATGAGCTGATTGGTCAATTCCAATTCCGGCGGGCTGACCCGGCCATCCTCACACACCTTCGCCCGGATGTCTTGCCACTCTTGGCGGGACAACCGCCCATCCCGGGTCACCCGCTCAATCAAAGCCGTCAACTGCGCCAAGGATGCTTGCTCCTGCGGGGTAAGTGGGGTGGCATCGCCCTGATTGACTTGCATAGGGAGTTTTTAACCATCAAGCTACGCTGACACCTTACCATACCCAGAAAGGGGAGAAAAGCCGTTAGGGAAAAACCCCAAAGCCCCGATTTGATACAGTGGTACAAAACCTTGGGCACCATTCACCGGGAGGTTGTTAATCATGGGTCAAGTATGGCGTTACGTTGTCCTCACATTGCTCAGCCTATCGCTCCAGGCCCCGTTTGCCCTTGCCCAGGGCAATTTCAAACAGGTTTTACAGAAGACCCCCACCAGTCGTCTGCTATTTTCCCCCCACACGATTGGCGTGGTGATTGCCGATGCGGTCAGCCGGGTGTACATCCTCAACGCCCGCAAGGGGCAATGGTTGCGGGTGGAACCCCAGGGGATGGGTGCCCGCGCCCTGGTGGTGGTGTTTGATAAACAAGGGAAGCAACTCGCCAGCCTCAGCAATGGGTCTAGTCCCTTTGAGTACCAATTGCCCGCCAGCGGCGATTATTACATCCTGGCCAGCAGTGGCCCCACCAACCACCGCTACAATTTCGTCCTGAGTGTGTTCACCGAGGGCGGCTGAGGTATCATAGCCACAGGTGCGCTTGGATGAGGTCTATGGTTCTGCAACTCGATTATTTTCTGTTGTTGGCAGCGGCACTATTCTGCATTGGCATCTACGGTTTGGTGACCAGTCGCAATGCGGTGCGGGTGCTGATGTCCGTGGAACTCATGCTCAATGCGGTGAATTTGAATTTTCTCGCCTTCGCCAACTACCTCGACCCCGCCGAAATCAAGGGGCAGGTCTTTGCCGTATTTGTGATTACGGTGGCCGCCGCCGAAGCCGCCGTGGGGCTGGCGATTGTCCTGGCGATTTACCGCAACCGGGATACCATTGATATGGAGCGCTTTAATCTATTGAAGTGGTAATACGACCTATTGTTAGCGGTGTCCTTAAGGGCGTTGCTGATTTAAGGTATGAAGTTTACGTGCGTCATTAATTCAATCTTTGGTGTGGGCGGAGTTTTCCCTATGCTGTTTTTTTAGTATCATACCCAGATTTAACAACGTCGGGTGGCAGGGGTAACCACCAACCGATAACCCAAGCGATGCACGGTGGTAATTTGTAATGCTGGGGGTAATTTTTTCCGTAACCCCAAAATATGGGTATCCAGGGTGCGCCCCGCAGTTGCCCCCCACACCTGCTCCTGCAACATTTGCCGGGACACCACCTCGCCCTGCGCCTGGGTTAATAATGCCAGCAGGTGAAACTCGTGGGGGGTAAGCGGCAATTCCTGCCCCTGGCAAAACCCCCGGCGTGCCAATAAATCCAAGGTCAATGCCCCGGATTGCAACACCGTCTGCCCCTTTTGCCAGCGGCGAGCCAACGCCTGCACCCGCGCCACAAACTGCGCCAACCCAAAGGGCTTCACCAAATAATCATCCGCCCCAGCCTGGAGTCCGGCCACGATGTCCGTTTCCTGATTGCGAGCGGAAATCATTAACATCAACCCCAACGGCTGGCGGCTAAACCAGACTGCCAACTGTAACCCCTCATCCCAGGTCTGCGGCCAGTCCAAATCCAAGACCAGCAAGACCCCCACCCCCGTCACGGTGTAGCCCTGCGCCAATTCCCCCAACAATGTCACCCGATAGCCCGCCTGTTGCAGGTGCCAGCCCAACAACAGCCGCAACTGCTGGTTCGGAATCAGTAGCACAACCGGCAAGGTTACCAGTCACACAATGTACGAATTTGTTGCCGACAATTGCTGGTCGCCACCCGCAGAGTTTCCTGGGTGCGCTGGTATTCCACCGGGTTGCCCTGCTGGAGATACAAATCCGCCGCCCGCCGCAGGTCTTCAATTCCCTCCCGGATTTTGCCCACGTTGTAGAACAATACCCCCCGGTTGTACTGGGCTTCGGCGTAGGTTGGCCGCAGTTCCATCGCCCGGGTATAGTCGCCAATAGCTCCCGCTTTATCCCCCAGGGCAGAACGGGCTAACCCCCGCCCCACGTAGGGTTCGGCGTAGCTGGGGTCAAGCCGAATCGCCTGGTCAAAATCCTGAATCGCCCCCGGCTGATCCCGTTGGATGTAGCGAATCACGCCCCGGGTGGCAAAAGCGGCGGCATAGTTGGGATTGGTACGCACCGCCTGGGAAAGCTGATTCATGGCTCCGGCCATATCCCCCTGGCGATAGCGGTCACCAGCGAGGAGATAAAAATCATCCGCTCGTCCCGGATTGGCCGCCACCGGAGCGGGTTTGGGAGCCATCGGTCGGGGTGGGGGCGGCGTTGTGGGAGCCACAGCCACTAGGGACGGTCGGGGAGCCATCCCCAGATAGGTGTTGATGGGAATCCCCAGGTTAAACCCGGTTTTCACATACACCGTTTCCGATTGCCGCTCCAATTGACCCCCATCCGCCCGCCCATGTAT encodes the following:
- the nuoK gene encoding NADH-quinone oxidoreductase subunit NuoK, coding for MVLQLDYFLLLAAALFCIGIYGLVTSRNAVRVLMSVELMLNAVNLNFLAFANYLDPAEIKGQVFAVFVITVAAAEAAVGLAIVLAIYRNRDTIDMERFNLLKW
- a CDS encoding response regulator transcription factor; translation: MLLIPNQQLRLLLGWHLQQAGYRVTLLGELAQGYTVTGVGVLLVLDLDWPQTWDEGLQLAVWFSRQPLGLMLMISARNQETDIVAGLQAGADDYLVKPFGLAQFVARVQALARRWQKGQTVLQSGALTLDLLARRGFCQGQELPLTPHEFHLLALLTQAQGEVVSRQMLQEQVWGATAGRTLDTHILGLRKKLPPALQITTVHRLGYRLVVTPATRRC
- a CDS encoding tetratricopeptide repeat-containing S1 family peptidase, producing MKRISCGVTIALVGTVGVMLWQRPLDSADDVAAVAKVAKGITVLIDGVNPGSGIIVGREGNTYTVLTAAHVVPVQDEYDIVTSDKQKYPLKYNTVQKMAGVDMATAKFTSDKTYPVANLGDATKVSEGNPVFVAGFPKPGAAISEPVYNFTTGRVTANASKPLADGYGLVYSNSTLPGMSGGPVLDKQAKLVGIHGRADGGQLERQSETVYVKTGFNLGIPINTYLGMAPRPSLVAVAPTTPPPPRPMAPKPAPVAANPGRADDFYLLAGDRYRQGDMAGAMNQLSQAVRTNPNYAAAFATRGVIRYIQRDQPGAIQDFDQAIRLDPSYAEPYVGRGLARSALGDKAGAIGDYTRAMELRPTYAEAQYNRGVLFYNVGKIREGIEDLRRAADLYLQQGNPVEYQRTQETLRVATSNCRQQIRTLCDW